The following coding sequences are from one Sphingomonadaceae bacterium OTU29LAMAA1 window:
- a CDS encoding molybdopterin-dependent oxidoreductase has translation MIIARRNLLVGAGGLLLAGCDKVAALPQARKILFAGEDMHRGLQRALMDRGALAPEFTPEQMSPIFRANGTRDPGTPAYAAMVANDFADYRLRVGGLVHRPLSLSLTQLASMPARKQITRHDCVEGWSAIGAWQGPMLGTVLKAAGMRNTARYVVFTCADLYNGQPYYESIDTIDAFHPQTILALKMNGSRLTVPHGAPVRLRVERQLGYKHAKYVTGIDAVENLANIGKGKGGYWEDNVDYDWYAGI, from the coding sequence ATGATAATCGCCCGTCGCAACCTGCTCGTCGGTGCCGGCGGCCTGCTGCTCGCCGGCTGCGACAAGGTCGCCGCCCTCCCCCAGGCGCGCAAGATCCTGTTCGCGGGCGAGGATATGCACCGCGGCCTGCAACGCGCGCTGATGGACCGCGGTGCGCTCGCCCCCGAATTCACCCCCGAACAGATGTCGCCGATCTTCCGCGCCAACGGCACCCGCGATCCCGGCACCCCCGCTTATGCCGCGATGGTCGCCAACGATTTCGCCGACTACCGCCTGCGCGTCGGCGGCCTCGTCCACCGGCCGCTGTCGCTCAGCCTCACGCAACTCGCCTCGATGCCCGCCCGCAAGCAGATCACCCGCCACGATTGTGTCGAGGGCTGGAGCGCGATCGGCGCATGGCAGGGTCCGATGCTCGGCACCGTCCTCAAGGCCGCGGGTATGCGCAACACCGCCCGCTACGTCGTCTTCACCTGCGCCGACCTCTACAATGGCCAGCCCTATTACGAATCGATCGACACGATCGACGCCTTCCACCCGCAGACGATCCTCGCGCTAAAAATGAACGGCAGCCGCCTGACGGTCCCCCACGGCGCCCCCGTCCGCCTCCGCGTCGAGCGCCAGCTCGGCTACAAACACGCCAAATACGTCACCGGCATCGACGCGGTCGAAAACCTCGCCAACATAGGTAAGGGCAAGGGCGGCTATTGGGAGGACAACGTCGATTACGATTGGTACGCCGGCATCTAG
- a CDS encoding cytochrome b/b6 domain-containing protein, translating to MNPIAPGTSIFRHALATRTWHWINAVAIFILIGSGLGISNAHPRLYWGRYGANFDHAWAQLPRFPAWITIPANYNLAISRRWHLLFALVLAFGLLAFMIASLINRHFQRNLKLKRADVTPAHLAEDVRDHLNFRFHDADDPGAYNSLQKWSYILTIFVMLPLMILTGLALSPGMDAAWPWLLDLFGGRQSARSIHFVTCALIGGFVVIHLTLVILAGAGNELRSMITGRWKVPPTGDRP from the coding sequence ATGAACCCAATAGCGCCTGGCACTTCGATCTTCCGCCACGCGCTGGCGACGCGGACCTGGCACTGGATCAACGCGGTCGCGATCTTCATCCTGATCGGCAGCGGCCTCGGCATCTCCAACGCGCATCCGCGGCTCTACTGGGGCCGCTACGGCGCGAACTTCGACCACGCCTGGGCGCAATTGCCGCGCTTCCCCGCGTGGATCACCATCCCCGCCAACTACAATCTCGCGATCTCGCGCCGCTGGCATCTGCTGTTCGCGCTGGTCCTCGCCTTCGGCCTGCTCGCCTTCATGATCGCCAGCCTGATCAACCGCCACTTCCAGCGCAACCTCAAGCTCAAGCGCGCCGACGTCACCCCCGCGCATCTCGCCGAAGACGTTCGCGATCACCTCAACTTCCGCTTCCACGACGCCGACGATCCCGGCGCGTACAATTCGCTCCAGAAATGGAGCTACATCCTGACGATCTTCGTCATGCTCCCGCTGATGATCCTCACCGGTCTCGCGCTGTCGCCCGGCATGGATGCGGCATGGCCGTGGCTGCTCGACCTGTTCGGCGGCCGCCAGTCGGCGCGCTCGATCCACTTCGTCACCTGTGCCCTGATCGGCGGCTTCGTCGTCATCCACCTGACGCTTGTCATCCTCGCCGGCGCGGGCAACGAACTGCGCTCGATGATCACCGGCCGCTGGAAGGTGCCCCCCACCGGAGACCGGCCATGA
- a CDS encoding flavin reductase family protein: MIEWHFYEPRDGHRLPHDPLNAMVAPRPIGWISTVSADGVRNIAPYSFFNLLNYAPPLIGFSSMGRKDSVANVEATGEFVWNLATRDLAEAMNATSAMVPADVDEFALAGLETLPSRLVAPERVAASPVAFECRLTQLIRLTDRHGEELDQYLVIGEAVGVHIDTAMLEDGVYQTARARPIMRGGGPADYFDVTEANLFRMWRPR, encoded by the coding sequence ATGATCGAATGGCATTTCTACGAACCCCGCGACGGCCACCGCCTGCCGCACGATCCCCTCAACGCGATGGTCGCGCCGCGACCGATCGGATGGATCAGCACCGTATCCGCCGATGGGGTACGAAACATCGCGCCGTACAGCTTCTTCAATTTGCTCAACTATGCGCCGCCGCTGATCGGCTTTTCGAGCATGGGGCGGAAGGACAGCGTCGCCAATGTCGAGGCGACGGGCGAGTTCGTCTGGAACCTCGCGACGCGCGATCTGGCGGAGGCGATGAATGCGACGTCGGCGATGGTGCCGGCGGATGTAGACGAGTTCGCGCTTGCCGGGCTGGAGACGCTGCCGTCGCGGCTGGTCGCGCCGGAGCGGGTGGCGGCGAGTCCGGTGGCGTTCGAATGCAGGCTGACGCAGCTGATCCGGTTGACCGATCGGCATGGGGAGGAGTTGGACCAGTATCTGGTGATCGGCGAGGCGGTGGGGGTGCATATCGACACCGCGATGCTGGAGGACGGCGTGTACCAGACGGCGCGGGCGCGGCCGATCATGCGCGGGGGTGGGCCGGCGGATTATTTCGATGTGACCGAGGCGAATCTGTTTCGGATGTGGCGGCCGCGGTAG
- a CDS encoding sulfite exporter TauE/SafE family protein gives MLGGAMNALAGGGSFATMPTLIALGLPSTVANATSNVAVQPGAVASAWAYRAGLAPIGGIGVRTLSAITFTGGLAGSLLLAHTSASAFDVIVPWLLLAATIAIALGRHASDWLSARFVAGPRSIVAGQALLGIYGGYFGGGVGMMLTAMWGLLTGATPASLAAPRTLMLAVANTAATIVFVASGMVAWALCVPMMVGSIAGGYLGALVGRRLSPAIIRGWTLLVTIVTTAVFFWRAYA, from the coding sequence ATGCTGGGCGGGGCGATGAACGCGCTGGCGGGCGGCGGATCGTTCGCGACGATGCCGACGCTGATCGCGCTCGGCCTGCCCTCCACCGTCGCCAACGCGACCAGCAACGTCGCGGTCCAGCCCGGCGCGGTGGCAAGCGCCTGGGCCTATCGCGCCGGCCTCGCCCCGATCGGCGGCATCGGCGTTCGGACGCTCTCCGCCATCACCTTCACCGGTGGCCTCGCCGGCAGCCTGTTGCTCGCCCACACGTCGGCGAGCGCATTCGACGTCATCGTCCCCTGGCTGCTGCTCGCCGCGACGATCGCCATCGCACTCGGCCGCCACGCCTCCGACTGGCTCAGCGCGCGCTTCGTCGCCGGGCCGCGCAGCATCGTCGCGGGACAGGCGCTGCTCGGCATCTATGGCGGCTATTTCGGCGGCGGCGTCGGCATGATGCTGACCGCGATGTGGGGGCTGCTCACCGGAGCTACCCCCGCCTCGCTCGCCGCCCCGCGCACGCTGATGCTCGCCGTCGCCAACACCGCCGCGACGATCGTCTTCGTCGCCAGCGGCATGGTCGCATGGGCGCTCTGCGTACCGATGATGGTCGGATCGATCGCCGGCGGCTACCTCGGCGCACTGGTCGGCCGCCGCCTGTCCCCCGCCATCATCCGCGGCTGGACGCTGCTGGTGACCATCGTCACCACCGCGGTGTTCTTCTGGCGGGCCTACGCCTAG
- the rlmN gene encoding 23S rRNA (adenine(2503)-C(2))-methyltransferase RlmN has translation MLDSVAPPMPIPGHIDPVPVPRAKTFREDGRIDLIGLGKDALRQTLLDAGMELRQAKLRSKQIWHWLYNRGATEFSAMSDISKTMHPWLEQRFVIGRPEVVEAQVSTDGTRKWLLRSPDGQDYEAVFIPDADRGTLCVSSQVGCTLNCRFCHTGTMRLVRNLTAGEIVGQVMLARDALGEWPSQPEGRMLTNIVMMGMGEPLYNFDAVRDALKLVMDGDGLALSRRRITLSTSGVVPMMARAGTEIGVNLAVSLHAVTKEVRDELVPLNRKYGIEELLQACADYHGTSNARRITFEYVMLKDKNDSDAEAHELVRLLRKYDLPAKVNLIPFNPWPGAAYDTSTPERVRRFSEIIFASGISAPVRTPRGRDIDAACGQLKTAAEKKSRAQMDREAEEKMIALG, from the coding sequence ATGCTCGACAGCGTTGCCCCGCCCATGCCCATTCCGGGCCACATCGACCCTGTGCCGGTGCCCCGCGCCAAGACGTTCCGCGAGGACGGCCGCATCGACCTGATCGGCCTCGGCAAGGACGCCCTTCGCCAGACCCTGCTCGACGCCGGCATGGAGCTGCGTCAGGCCAAGCTCCGCTCGAAACAGATCTGGCACTGGCTCTACAACCGCGGCGCGACCGAATTTTCCGCGATGAGCGACATCTCCAAGACCATGCACCCGTGGCTGGAACAACGCTTCGTCATCGGCCGCCCCGAGGTGGTCGAGGCGCAGGTGTCCACCGACGGCACCCGCAAGTGGCTGCTCCGCTCGCCCGACGGGCAGGATTACGAGGCGGTGTTCATCCCCGACGCCGACCGCGGCACGCTCTGCGTATCCAGCCAGGTCGGCTGCACGCTCAACTGCCGCTTCTGCCACACCGGCACGATGCGCCTCGTCCGCAACCTGACCGCGGGCGAGATCGTCGGCCAGGTCATGCTCGCCCGCGATGCGCTCGGCGAATGGCCGAGCCAGCCCGAGGGGCGCATGCTCACCAACATCGTGATGATGGGCATGGGCGAACCGCTCTACAATTTCGACGCGGTCCGCGACGCGCTGAAGCTGGTGATGGACGGCGACGGCCTCGCACTCTCTCGCCGCCGGATCACGCTCAGCACCAGCGGCGTGGTGCCGATGATGGCGCGCGCCGGTACGGAGATCGGCGTCAACCTCGCCGTATCGCTGCACGCCGTGACGAAGGAGGTGCGCGACGAACTCGTGCCGCTCAACCGGAAATACGGGATCGAGGAATTGCTGCAGGCCTGCGCCGACTATCATGGCACCAGCAACGCGCGGCGCATCACGTTCGAATACGTCATGCTCAAGGACAAGAACGATTCGGACGCCGAAGCGCACGAACTCGTCCGCCTGCTGCGCAAATACGATCTGCCCGCCAAGGTGAACCTGATTCCGTTCAACCCCTGGCCCGGCGCCGCCTACGATACGTCGACGCCGGAGCGGGTGCGCCGGTTCAGCGAGATCATCTTCGCTTCGGGCATTTCGGCGCCGGTCCGTACACCGCGCGGTCGCGACATCGACGCCGCCTGCGGCCAGCTCAAGACCGCGGCCGAGAAGAAGAGCCGCGCGCAGATGGACCGCGAGGCCGAGGAAAAGATGATCGCGCTTGGCTGA